In Cryptomeria japonica chromosome 5, Sugi_1.0, whole genome shotgun sequence, the genomic window AAAGAACCAATTTTTACTCTTCTCAATCACAAATATATTGTTTGAATTTGCCAGTATGATACTAATTCAACCATTATATGACTGGCGCAGCATATCAATGGATTTTGCCATCCACATAGTTTCAAACTAAAGTTCTTCAATTTAATACAAATAACTTTGTCCAAATATCTTTTGGGCAGATAAATTAGAGCCCAAAAGATCCACAATAGACTCTTTTTTTGGTCCCCATTTCCATTCCTGAGAACTCTTACCACATCATGAAAATAACGTGAGAATAAGGTTAGTTTTAGTCAGATCTTGTTGAATTGCAGCATCTGTTTCCAATTTATTGTTGACTTCTTCCGTGATGTCAATATTAAATTTGCATGCCTTGTGACTTCTACCAATCTGTATCATATTTAGAATTCCATTCTGGTCAAAAATATAAGAAACATTATAATGGCAATTATGAGAAGGATAAGACAGATTGTTACCTTTTTATGCAGATTAGCGTTTTCCGATTCAAGCGACTTTTCCTGCGTTACAAGAAAATCATCAGACATTACCAAAAAAGCGTCAGCGCATATCTGATCAGCAAGGAATTTACAGCAGCTCTGTTTATGCAGTGTATAGCAATTCCAATTTAAAATGCAGAACATACCAAGAGAAAGTCAAATTAAGCTACAATGAGATTTAATTCATGATTGACTTCAGGGATGTTAAAACCCATGCGAATATATTACTGCAATCCTCAAGAGCAGCTTCTTCTATGCTCCAAAAAAGACTAATGGAGACCGACCATCTCAAAGTTTATTGGTAGAGACTTTAGTctcagaaaaaggaaagaaaagaaagatacaatataattaaaattaagaggttccaAGGCCATTAGATTACATTGTATGATGCTTTTTAATAAATGTCATTTTCTAATATGTGACAGCAATAATGCCCATCAGCCAGACGATATCATTAATGCACATTGGGGCAAGTAGTCATCAATGGGACAAGTAGTCTTTGTTGTTGtagtttaattttatattattaatgaaTATGATTGTGAATCATAATGTCACCCCTATTCCCTTCATCTATTTAATGGATGTCCTGCCTCTCATTTCATCAAGGGGATTTGGACTTTTTTGCATAATTGTTGTATTGTGATCAG contains:
- the LOC131078477 gene encoding agamous-like MADS-box protein MADS1 isoform X1, which produces MADLEKMNKYMNGEHLDLLNFKELKCLEMKMNSGVRKIRWRKGKFIQEYIRSRKIEEKSLESENANLHKKIGRSHKACKFNIDITEEVNNKLETDAAIQQDLTKTNLILTLFS